A genomic stretch from Salvelinus namaycush isolate Seneca unplaced genomic scaffold, SaNama_1.0 Scaffold3644, whole genome shotgun sequence includes:
- the LOC120040582 gene encoding proline-rich extensin-like protein EPR1: protein RRLFPGTPSPPPVWGFHTAAHWDLFSSPCLGLPHCSPLGPILLPLSGASTLQPTGTYSPPLSGASTLQPTGTYSPPLSGASTLQPTGTYSPPPVWGFHTAAHWDLFSSPCLGLPHCSPLGPILLPLSGASTLQPTGTYSPPPVLGFHTAAHWDLFSSPVWGFHTAAHWDLFSSPCLGLPHCSPLGPILLPCLGLPHCSPLGPILLPLSGASTLQPTGTYSPPPVWGFHTAAHWDLFSSPCLGLPHCSPLGPILLPLSWASTLQPTGTYSPPLSGASTLQPTGTYSPPPVWGFHTAAHWDLFSSPVWGFHTAAHWDLFSSPCLGLPHCSPLGPILLPLSGASTLQPTGTYSPPPVWGFHTAAHWDLFSSPCLGLPHCSPLGPILLPLSGASTLQPTGTYSPPPVLGFHTAAHWDLFSSPVWGFHTAAHWDLFSSPCLGLPHCSPLGPILLPLSGASTLQPTGTYSPPPVLGFHTAAHWDLFSSPVWGFHTAAHWDLFSSPVWGFHTAAHWDLFSSPCLGLPHCSPLGPILLPLSGASTLQPTGTYSPPLSGASTLQPTGTYSPPPVWGFHTAAHWDLFSSPCLGLPHCSPLGPILLPLSGASTLQPTGTYSPPPVWGFHTAAHWDLFSSPCLGLPHCSPLGPILLPLSGASTLQPTGTYSPPPVWGFHTAAHWDLFSSPCLGLPHCSPLGPILLPLSGASTLQPTGTYSPPPIWGFHTAAHWDLFSSPYK from the coding sequence GAGGAGGCTGTTCCCTGgaactccctctcctccccctgtctggGGCTTCCACACTGCAGCCCACTGGGACCtattctcctccccctgtctGGGGCTTCCACACTGCAGCCCACTGGGACCtattctcctccccctgtctGGGGCTTCCACACTGCAGCCCACTGGGACCTATTCTCCTCCCCTGTCTGGGGCTTCCACACTGCAGCCCACTGGGACCTATTCTCCTCCCCTGTCTGGGGCTTCCACACTGCAGCCCACTGGGACCtattctcctccccctgtctGGGGCTTCCACACTGCAGCCCACTGGGACCtattctcctccccctgtctGGGGCTTCCACACTGCAGCCCACTGGGACCtattctcctccccctgtctGGGGCTTCCACACTGCAGCCCACTGGGACCtattctcctccccctgtctTGGGCTTCCACACTGCAGCCCACTGGGACCTATTCTCCTCCCCTGTCTGGGGCTTCCACACTGCAGCCCACTGGGACCtattctcctccccctgtctGGGGCTTCCACACTGCAGCCCACTGGGACCTATTCTCCTCCCCTGTCTGGGGCTTCCACACTGCAGCCCACTGGGACCtattctcctccccctgtctGGGGCTTCCACACTGCAGCCCACTGGGACCtattctcctccccctgtctGGGGCTTCCACACTGCAGCCCACTGGGACCtattctcctccccctgtctGGGGCTTCCACACTGCAGCCCACTGGGACCtattctcctccccctgtctTGGGCTTCCACACTGCAGCCCACTGGGACCTATTCTCCTCCCCTGTCTGGGGCTTCCACACTGCAGCCCACTGGGACCtattctcctccccctgtctGGGGCTTCCACACTGCAGCCCACTGGGACCTATTCTCCTCCCCTGTCTGGGGCTTCCACACTGCAGCCCACTGGGACCtattctcctccccctgtctGGGGCTTCCACACTGCAGCCCACTGGGACCtattctcctccccctgtctGGGGCTTCCACACTGCAGCCCACTGGGACCtattctcctccccctgtctGGGGCTTCCACACTGCAGCCCACTGGGACCtattctcctccccctgtctGGGGCTTCCACACTGCAGCCCACTGGGACCtattctcctccccctgtctGGGGCTTCCACACTGCAGCCCACTGGGACCtattctcctccccctgtctTGGGCTTCCACACTGCAGCCCACTGGGACCTATTCTCCTCCCCTGTCTGGGGCTTCCACACTGCAGCCCACTGGGACCtattctcctccccctgtctGGGGCTTCCACACTGCAGCCCACTGGGACCtattctcctccccctgtctGGGGCTTCCACACTGCAGCCCACTGGGACCtattctcctccccctgtctTGGGCTTCCACACTGCAGCCCACTGGGACCTATTCTCCTCCCCTGTCTGGGGCTTCCACACTGCAGCCCACTGGGACCTATTCTCCTCCCCTGTCTGGGGCTTCCACACTGCAGCCCACTGGGACCtattctcctccccctgtctGGGGCTTCCACACTGCAGCCCTCTGGGACCtattctcctccccctgtctGGGGCTTCCACACTGCAGCCCACTGGGACCTATTCTCCTCCCCTGTCTGGGGCTTCCACACTGCAGCCCACTGGGACCtattctcctccccctgtctGGGGCTTCCACACTGCAGCCCACTGGGACCtattctcctccccctgtctGGGGCTTCCACACTGCAGCCCACTGGGACCtattctcctccccctgtctGGGGCTTCCACACTGCAGCCCACTGGGACCtattctcctccccctgtctGGGGCTTCCACACTGCAGCCCACTGGGACCtattctcctccccctgtctGGGGCTTCCACACTGCAGCCCACTGGGACCTATTCTCCTCCCCCTATCTGGGGCTTCCACACTGCAGCCCACTGGGACCtattctcctccccctgtctGGGGCTTCCACACTGCAGCCCACTGGGACCtattctcctccccctgtctGGGGCTTCCACACTGCAGCCCACTGGGACCTATTCTCCTCCCCCTATCTGGGGCTTCCACACTGCAGCCCACTGGGACCTATTCTCCTCCCCCTATCTGGGGCTTCCACACTGCAGCCCACTGGGACCtattctcctccccct